One genomic region from Pyxicephalus adspersus chromosome 1, UCB_Pads_2.0, whole genome shotgun sequence encodes:
- the LOC140323949 gene encoding ileal sodium/bile acid cotransporter-like, translating into MENFGLLRSLVLQNDYDCPEHATICDTTSCVLPPSNFNKILNTVLSTVITIMLALVMFSMGCTVEVKKFWGHIRRPWGIAVGFLCQFGIMPLTAFILSLAFDIHPVQAVVVIIMGCCPGGTGSNIIAYWVDGDMDLSFLSYLGGILSYDPKRNSVIGIALVALVVPVGFGIFFNYKWPRLAKKILKIGSITGGVLIVLIAVIGGVLYKGSWDIAPKLWILGTVFPLCGYFFGFFLAYISNQTWSRCRTVSLETGMQNTQLCTTIIQLSFTPEQLNLMFTFPLIYSIFQIVFAVLLLIGYRLALRFTSNKTEKMVDPMDGETNTGFQIDEKPSNGDVNEKTE; encoded by the exons ATGGAAAACTTTGGTCTTTTAAGATCACTGGTTCTGCAAAATGATTATGACTGTCCTGAGCATGCAACCATTTGTGACACAACCTCCTGTGTTTTGCCTCCAAGTAATTTCAACAAAATTTTAAACACAGTATTAAGCACTGTGATCACGATCATGTTAGCGTTGGTCATGTTTTCCATGGGCTGCACGGTGGAAGTTAAGAAATTCTGGGGCCACATACGGCGTCCCTGGGGCATAGCAGTAGGATTTCTTTGTCAGTTTGGGATAATGCCGCTCACAGCCTTTATTCTGTCCCTGGCTTTTGACATTCATCCAGTCCAAGCTGTTGTGGTTATAATTATGGGCTGTTGCCCTGGAGGAACTGGTTCCAACATAATCGCATACTGGGTAGATGGAGACATGGACCTGAG CTTCCTCTCCTATTTAGGAGGCATCTTGTCATATGATCCAAAAAGAAATTCAGTAATAG gtattgCATTGGTGGCCCTGGTTGTCCCAGTTggatttggaattttttttaactataaatgGCCAAGATTAGCAAAGAAAATTCTTAAg aTTGGTTCTATTACTGGTGGAGTTCTTATTGTTCTTATTGCCGTAATTGGTGGAGTTCTCTACAAAGGATCATGGGATATTGCACCTAAGTTGTGGATTTTAGGAACAGTATTTCCACTTTGTGGCTATTTTTTTGGATTCTTTTTGGCCTATATATCTAATCAGACATGGAGCAG ATGTCGGACAGTCTCTCTGGAAACTGGAATGCAAAATACTCAGCTTTGTACAACAATCATTCAGCTTTCATTTACACCAGAACAGCTTAATTTGATGTTCACTTTCCCACTGATCTACAGCATTTTTCAGATTGtatttgcagttttattattaatcG GTTACAGACTGGCATTACGTTTCACTagcaacaaaacagaaaaaatggttgATCCAATGGATGGAGAAACAAACACAGGTTTTCAAATAGATGAGAAACCAAGCAATGGAGATGTCAACGAAAAAACAGAATGA